A region of Candidatus Stygibacter australis DNA encodes the following proteins:
- a CDS encoding thiamine pyrophosphate-dependent enzyme — MKKLMLLGDEALAQGVVDAGCSGVFAYPGTPSTEVMEYIQKCPEALQRDIHRTWSSNEKTAVEEAVGMSYTGKRTMSCMKHVGLNVAADPFMNSAFVGANGGHIVTVADDPSMHSSQNEQDSRFYAKFAMIPCLEPSNQQECYDMAFHAYELSEKYHLPVMMRLETRLSHSRSGVQRREMLAENELKLPEDRNQFMLLPAFARRKYKHLIEIQPDLTEESENSPYNWVEEGKDSSLGIIACGLAYNYVKEATTRYNCEYPILKISQYPIPVKMIEKFVDDCEKILVVEEGQPLVEEMLKGAIPKNTKITGRLNGAFTRDGEMDPNKVAVALGKETLSGKGLPEVVTGRPPALCVGCPHIDSYKSLNEALKSYVEDGQRYVFSDIGCYTLGFLPPYNSINTCLDMGASITMAKGAADAGLFPAIAVIGDSTFSHSGMTGLLDCIYDKTNLVIIILDNSTTGMTGGQDYTGFGKLEAICSGMGVEKEHIRVITPLSRQFEENVQVLKEEIEYEGVSVIIPRRECVQTMTRRMRAKKKQEAK, encoded by the coding sequence ATGAAGAAACTGATGCTATTGGGAGATGAAGCCTTAGCTCAGGGAGTTGTTGATGCTGGCTGCTCAGGGGTATTTGCTTATCCCGGCACACCTTCGACAGAAGTGATGGAATATATCCAGAAATGCCCTGAAGCTTTGCAGCGGGATATTCACCGCACATGGTCTTCTAATGAGAAGACAGCCGTGGAAGAAGCAGTAGGAATGTCATATACCGGCAAGCGAACTATGAGCTGTATGAAGCATGTAGGCTTAAATGTGGCTGCTGACCCGTTTATGAATTCAGCCTTTGTGGGTGCAAATGGTGGACACATCGTAACTGTTGCAGATGATCCGAGTATGCACTCATCACAGAATGAACAGGACAGCAGATTTTATGCCAAGTTTGCCATGATCCCCTGTTTGGAACCTTCAAATCAGCAGGAATGTTATGATATGGCATTTCATGCTTATGAGCTTTCAGAAAAATACCATCTGCCAGTGATGATGCGTCTGGAAACCAGACTTAGTCATTCCCGCAGTGGTGTGCAAAGAAGAGAGATGTTAGCAGAAAATGAATTGAAGTTACCTGAAGACCGTAATCAGTTCATGCTTTTACCTGCCTTTGCCAGAAGAAAGTATAAACACCTGATCGAAATCCAGCCGGATTTGACTGAAGAAAGCGAAAACTCACCCTATAACTGGGTAGAAGAAGGCAAAGACAGCAGCCTGGGCATAATAGCCTGTGGTCTTGCCTATAATTATGTAAAAGAAGCTACTACACGTTATAATTGTGAATATCCCATATTAAAGATCAGCCAGTACCCTATTCCAGTTAAGATGATCGAAAAGTTTGTAGATGATTGCGAAAAGATACTGGTAGTGGAAGAAGGTCAACCTCTGGTGGAAGAGATGTTAAAGGGAGCTATCCCCAAAAATACTAAGATCACGGGACGTTTAAACGGCGCTTTTACCCGTGACGGAGAGATGGACCCCAATAAAGTTGCAGTTGCCTTAGGCAAAGAAACTCTTTCAGGCAAAGGTTTACCGGAAGTAGTAACAGGCAGACCACCCGCATTATGCGTGGGATGCCCTCATATTGATAGTTATAAATCATTAAATGAAGCCTTAAAATCTTATGTTGAAGATGGGCAGAGATACGTATTTAGTGATATTGGCTGTTATACACTGGGTTTTCTGCCTCCTTATAATTCGATTAATACCTGCCTTGATATGGGCGCTTCGATCACGATGGCAAAAGGTGCTGCAGATGCTGGTTTATTCCCGGCAATTGCAGTGATAGGAGACAGTACTTTTTCACATTCAGGAATGACTGGGCTCCTGGATTGCATTTATGATAAAACTAACCTGGTGATCATAATCCTTGATAATTCCACTACTGGTATGACCGGTGGACAGGATTATACTGGCTTTGGAAAACTGGAAGCTATCTGCAGTGGAATGGGAGTAGAGAAAGAACATATTCGTGTGATCACACCACTTTCCCGCCAGTTTGAAGAAAATGTGCAGGTGCTAAAAGAAGAGATAGAATATGAAGGTGTATCTGTAATAATCCCTCGCAGAGAATGCGTTCAAACTATGACTCGCAGAATGCGTGCAAAGAAGAAGCAGGAGGCAAAATAA
- a CDS encoding indolepyruvate oxidoreductase subunit beta, whose protein sequence is MKQDIILAGVGGQGILTIAAIIGQAALDNGLNMKQAEVHGMSQRGGDVQSHLRISDAAIYSDLIAKGACDMIISVEPMEALRYKNYLSKDGWLISNSTPFKNIPNYPEMEDVEKEIKSLGNHVLLNADQIAKDLGSARAMNIVMLGAATKYLSIPYKSFEAALQTIFGRKGQKIVDMNVKALAAGRKFADEKL, encoded by the coding sequence ATGAAACAGGATATAATACTGGCAGGCGTCGGTGGACAGGGAATCCTGACTATTGCAGCAATCATTGGTCAAGCCGCTCTAGATAATGGTTTGAACATGAAGCAGGCAGAAGTTCATGGCATGAGCCAGCGTGGGGGAGATGTGCAAAGTCATCTGCGTATATCGGATGCAGCAATCTATTCTGACCTGATCGCGAAAGGTGCTTGTGATATGATCATTTCAGTTGAACCTATGGAAGCTCTGCGTTATAAAAACTATCTGTCAAAAGACGGTTGGCTGATATCTAACAGCACACCTTTTAAGAATATACCAAATTATCCCGAGATGGAAGATGTTGAGAAAGAGATCAAAAGTCTGGGAAATCACGTGCTTTTGAATGCTGATCAGATTGCCAAGGATCTGGGTAGCGCCAGAGCTATGAATATTGTGATGTTGGGAGCAGCAACGAAATATTTATCCATACCTTATAAATCCTTTGAAGCAGCTTTGCAAACAATCTTCGGAAGAAAAGGTCAGAAGATAGTTGATATGAATGTCAAGGCTCTCGCTGCTGGACGAAAGTTCGCTGACGAGAAGTTATAA
- a CDS encoding pyridoxamine 5'-phosphate oxidase family protein, translated as MTRLEVLEKFDLMQETMLATTDGDRAYVRPVILVYYKERFFIATGDADAKCAQIRKQANAEVCYYPNTEEKGCYIRINGKANLINDIGLKGEIMEVATFIKRYWTDPADSGYAVIEIVPDWFSFMPYGANLEERV; from the coding sequence ATGACTAGACTCGAAGTATTAGAGAAATTTGATTTGATGCAGGAAACAATGCTTGCTACAACTGATGGGGATCGGGCTTATGTGAGACCAGTGATACTGGTCTATTATAAGGAACGGTTTTTTATTGCTACTGGAGATGCAGATGCCAAATGCGCTCAGATCAGGAAGCAGGCTAATGCAGAGGTGTGCTATTATCCCAATACCGAGGAAAAGGGCTGTTATATCAGAATAAATGGCAAAGCGAACCTGATCAATGATATTGGCTTGAAAGGTGAGATTATGGAAGTGGCAACCTTTATCAAGCGCTATTGGACTGATCCGGCAGATAGTGGATACGCTGTGATAGAGATTGTACCTGACTGGTTCAGTTTTATGCCTTATGGAGCTAATTTGGAGGAACGGGTCTAA
- a CDS encoding biopolymer transporter ExbD translates to MQLVTNRKKRGAAIINVTSLIDVVLLLLIFFMLTTRFVEQPGMKLDLPQAQSSQSSKPQENTLLINAQGDLLLNNEKIDIGDLNLKLSALIDTSSTENALVLKGDRTVEYGSVVKIMDMAKLAGFQTLIIATEKE, encoded by the coding sequence ATGCAACTGGTTACTAATAGAAAAAAAAGAGGTGCTGCCATCATCAATGTCACATCTCTCATTGATGTAGTATTATTGCTCCTGATCTTCTTTATGCTCACCACACGCTTTGTGGAGCAGCCCGGCATGAAGCTTGATCTGCCTCAGGCGCAATCATCCCAGTCATCAAAACCTCAGGAAAATACTCTGCTAATTAATGCCCAGGGAGATTTGCTTCTAAATAATGAAAAGATTGATATAGGGGATTTGAATTTAAAATTATCTGCTCTGATCGATACTTCATCAACCGAGAATGCTCTGGTACTTAAGGGTGACCGCACTGTGGAATATGGCTCAGTGGTTAAAATTATGGATATGGCAAAACTGGCAGGTTTCCAGACCCTTATCATTGCCACAGAAAAGGAATAA
- a CDS encoding MotA/TolQ/ExbB proton channel family protein yields MIEFYQSLAQGGIVMIPLSICSILALAIIIEKFIVLRKRKVFNPEITSVLKNIASPDDFPLALSVCNNYNGPFSHLIIIILQNFHQPLEDIKEDVADQARQEINFLERGLGILETVAAIAPILGLLGTVFGMIRVFGDISTQGVGDAASLSSGISEALISTAVGLSIGIPTLVFYNYFFQRANSIILELEKISNELIRKIRAFKQES; encoded by the coding sequence ATGATTGAATTTTATCAGTCTCTTGCTCAGGGTGGAATTGTGATGATCCCACTCTCAATCTGCTCGATACTCGCTCTTGCCATTATAATTGAAAAATTCATTGTGCTCAGGAAAAGAAAAGTATTTAATCCTGAGATTACTTCAGTCCTTAAAAATATCGCTTCACCTGATGATTTCCCCCTCGCCTTATCCGTATGTAATAATTATAATGGTCCTTTTTCACATCTCATCATTATAATTCTTCAGAACTTTCATCAACCTTTGGAAGATATCAAAGAGGATGTAGCTGATCAGGCACGGCAGGAGATCAATTTCCTCGAGCGAGGTCTGGGCATACTGGAAACGGTAGCTGCCATTGCACCAATCCTTGGCCTTTTGGGAACAGTTTTTGGCATGATAAGAGTATTTGGTGATATTTCTACTCAGGGAGTAGGAGATGCAGCTTCCCTTTCATCGGGAATATCAGAAGCTCTTATCTCTACTGCAGTGGGACTTTCCATTGGAATCCCTACCCTGGTTTTTTATAATTATTTCTTTCAAAGGGCAAACAGCATCATTCTGGAACTGGAAAAGATCAGTAATGAACTGATCCGTAAGATCAGAGCTTTTAAGCAGGAGTCCTGA
- a CDS encoding TonB family protein, whose translation MNKKDRTDYSKNIRTAAVLLSILLHFILINLYTVLPNKQELQSLDSTPPISQPQEKRLTFELVETPPGIEDQQPSEETDLASDQNSKAQDNYTADIESGLPFSEGISEAKNYPLSAIQPAFGEETAEETDQNEQTEAEQTESETIESEFFSQLLQQQEKSLKQKLESPEPSLKNLDTSASDLGGFSFNTYNWDFAPYMLSMKRRIRSNMNLPYAFTHLGAISGNIMVHFTVLPSGIVSKLEILKSDAHYSLDQSSVNAINASSAFQPLPSDFPEDKLEVTARFSFSIIKD comes from the coding sequence TTGAACAAGAAAGATCGGACAGATTATAGCAAAAATATAAGGACAGCAGCCGTCCTGCTCTCTATACTGCTGCACTTTATTTTGATCAACCTATATACTGTCTTGCCGAACAAACAAGAATTACAGAGTTTAGATTCCACTCCCCCTATATCTCAACCTCAGGAAAAAAGACTGACCTTTGAACTTGTGGAAACGCCACCCGGTATAGAAGATCAGCAACCTTCGGAGGAAACTGACCTTGCTTCGGATCAAAACTCCAAAGCTCAGGATAATTATACCGCAGATATTGAGTCAGGCTTACCCTTCTCTGAAGGTATTTCTGAGGCAAAGAATTATCCCCTTTCTGCTATTCAACCTGCTTTCGGAGAAGAAACTGCAGAAGAAACAGACCAAAACGAGCAGACAGAAGCTGAACAGACCGAATCTGAAACTATAGAAAGTGAATTCTTCAGTCAGCTTCTGCAACAGCAGGAAAAATCTCTTAAACAGAAGCTTGAAAGTCCTGAACCCTCACTGAAGAATTTAGATACTTCCGCATCTGATCTGGGAGGATTCAGTTTTAATACTTATAACTGGGACTTTGCCCCCTATATGCTTTCGATGAAAAGACGGATTCGCAGTAATATGAATCTGCCCTATGCCTTCACTCATTTGGGTGCTATCAGTGGTAATATAATGGTGCATTTCACTGTACTGCCTTCTGGTATTGTCAGTAAACTTGAAATATTAAAAAGCGATGCTCATTACTCACTGGATCAATCCAGTGTAAATGCCATTAATGCTTCATCTGCCTTTCAGCCGCTTCCTTCTGATTTTCCTGAAGACAAACTGGAAGTCACTGCCAGATTCTCATTTTCCATAATAAAAGACTAA
- a CDS encoding C10 family peptidase gives MKKHLIIGIFLIIFTSALLASPVTIDEATLVAQGKLTLSENSCQIDSVNPITNEDNQNIAWAFDLSPVGFIIVNCDTDIVPIYAYSFRNSFSLEEVQQNTALMMLKEDIKLRKSAIDVTDPAIIQDNNLTWQAYLNNDLQSLISRDRSVFPPSSYNTPTGGWVVTQWDQGHPWNQFCPMDPDSGGRSVVGCVATAFAQVVNYHREIGDLMFDDDDDYVSDNYTSPVYLDDDWDTYNFLNFPDLNVYMDELRDNYANGLNFTNTLKGALSFACGILTEMQYSNSGSGTQTLYSGYAFSNRLGYDSVLNVYNIGNDFYTILSDDMVNGRPAMISILGGPEGHCIIVDGWNSDTDYYHLNMGWNGNSDGWYSLPEGMPAGYNVIREAVCNIEGGTVPVDILGFVNAYGENVNGTEITLDGAVDYICTTDETGMFNLAFVHEGWYDVTATLALLDGGYYYHQQQEYIDATNTFLQIDMDNYEFIDGNVTAPVDPSGTNIAIYQNNTLVSEAEVAADGSYQTAGLLPGSYVLVASLPSHYGRVRHINVSLEEQTYNFELFDYQQSSNFSYASEPEDIWHLIATTMSVAIKLTDDELADMEEALISKVIFKSPIAPEDGQLWAQVWQNETLISETEISDFSYEEELEIDLNNFAIVEQGNEYFVGYKIQSSNADLAWHDAGPRVPGKGAWFRINSWTELPVASDVNLCIEAVILHPMLDETSDNVPPQIIILQQNYPNPFNPETTINFNLPSTDFASLIVYNIKGEKVATLAAEALSAGDHIYIWQGKDDNNLPVSSGIYFYQLVTSQQTETRKMILLK, from the coding sequence ATGAAAAAACACCTTATCATCGGGATATTCCTGATCATATTTACTTCAGCACTACTTGCGAGCCCAGTAACAATAGATGAAGCTACTCTGGTAGCTCAAGGAAAGCTGACTTTGTCTGAGAATTCTTGTCAAATTGATAGCGTAAACCCAATTACCAACGAAGATAATCAGAATATTGCCTGGGCTTTCGATCTTTCACCTGTGGGATTTATTATTGTTAATTGCGATACAGATATTGTTCCGATATATGCCTATTCATTCCGCAATTCATTTTCGCTGGAAGAAGTGCAACAAAACACTGCTCTTATGATGCTTAAAGAAGATATCAAACTGAGAAAATCTGCTATTGATGTTACTGATCCGGCAATTATTCAAGATAATAATCTTACGTGGCAGGCTTATTTAAATAATGACCTGCAGAGCTTGATCTCACGTGATAGAAGCGTATTCCCTCCTTCATCTTATAACACGCCAACAGGTGGCTGGGTTGTCACTCAATGGGATCAGGGTCATCCCTGGAACCAGTTTTGTCCAATGGACCCAGATTCTGGCGGTCGCTCAGTTGTTGGCTGCGTGGCTACAGCTTTTGCTCAGGTAGTAAATTATCATCGCGAAATAGGTGATCTGATGTTCGATGATGATGATGATTATGTATCAGATAATTACACATCTCCTGTATATCTGGATGATGACTGGGATACTTATAATTTTTTAAATTTCCCTGATCTGAATGTTTATATGGATGAGTTACGAGATAATTATGCAAATGGACTTAATTTCACAAACACCTTGAAGGGTGCACTTTCCTTCGCCTGTGGTATTCTCACGGAGATGCAATATTCCAATAGTGGTTCTGGAACACAGACTCTTTATTCTGGATATGCCTTTTCAAACCGGCTGGGATATGACAGTGTATTAAATGTCTATAATATCGGTAATGATTTTTATACCATTCTCTCAGATGATATGGTTAATGGCAGACCTGCCATGATCTCAATTCTGGGTGGACCGGAAGGTCACTGTATAATTGTTGATGGCTGGAATAGTGATACAGATTATTATCATCTTAATATGGGCTGGAACGGTAACAGTGATGGCTGGTATTCATTACCTGAGGGTATGCCTGCTGGATACAATGTGATCAGAGAAGCAGTATGTAATATTGAGGGTGGCACAGTACCTGTAGATATACTGGGATTTGTAAATGCCTATGGTGAAAATGTTAACGGCACAGAAATTACCCTTGATGGAGCCGTAGATTATATTTGTACTACCGATGAGACAGGAATGTTTAATCTGGCATTTGTTCATGAAGGCTGGTATGATGTAACTGCCACACTGGCTTTGCTGGACGGAGGATATTATTACCATCAGCAGCAGGAATACATTGATGCCACAAACACCTTCCTGCAGATTGATATGGATAATTATGAATTTATTGATGGTAATGTGACTGCTCCAGTGGATCCTTCGGGAACAAACATTGCCATTTATCAGAATAATACTTTGGTTTCAGAAGCGGAAGTGGCGGCTGATGGCAGTTATCAGACTGCTGGATTGCTCCCGGGAAGTTATGTACTCGTAGCAAGTCTTCCTTCTCATTATGGCAGAGTTCGTCACATCAATGTCAGCTTGGAAGAGCAAACTTATAATTTTGAACTTTTTGATTATCAGCAAAGCAGCAATTTCTCTTATGCCTCAGAACCTGAAGATATCTGGCACCTGATTGCCACCACAATGAGTGTTGCTATCAAATTAACTGATGATGAACTGGCAGATATGGAAGAAGCATTAATCTCCAAGGTTATATTTAAATCACCAATCGCACCTGAGGACGGACAACTTTGGGCTCAAGTATGGCAAAATGAAACATTGATCAGCGAAACTGAAATATCCGATTTCTCTTATGAAGAAGAGCTGGAAATTGATCTTAATAATTTCGCAATCGTCGAGCAGGGAAATGAGTACTTTGTAGGATATAAGATTCAATCCTCCAATGCTGATCTCGCCTGGCATGATGCCGGTCCACGCGTACCGGGAAAGGGTGCCTGGTTCAGGATCAATTCCTGGACAGAACTCCCCGTTGCCAGCGATGTTAATCTTTGCATAGAAGCAGTTATTCTCCATCCAATGCTTGATGAAACTTCTGATAATGTTCCACCTCAAATCATCATACTTCAACAGAATTATCCTAATCCTTTTAATCCCGAGACAACGATCAATTTCAATCTGCCTTCTACTGATTTTGCCAGTCTTATAGTTTATAATATTAAGGGAGAAAAAGTTGCTACTCTTGCAGCAGAAGCTCTTTCTGCCGGGGATCACATCTATATATGGCAAGGCAAGGATGATAATAATTTACCTGTTTCCTCAGGAATTTATTTCTATCAGCTTGTTACCAGTCAGCAAACAGAAACCCGAAAGATGATCCTGCTTAAATAA